The Piliocolobus tephrosceles isolate RC106 chromosome 10, ASM277652v3, whole genome shotgun sequence nucleotide sequence gagactgaggcaggaaaatcgtttgaacccgggaggcagaggttgcggtgagccgagttcGTACCACTGCCTTCCTgtctgggtaacaaagtgagactccatctcaaaaaaaaaaaaaaagattctgaaggGGCCAGACActatggctcatgactgtaatcccaccacttcgggAAGCGGAGgcctgaggattgcttgaggccagtagctGCCtcccaacatggtgagacccctgcctctctataaaaaaatttaaaaaatcagctgctgtagtggtgcacatctgtagtcccagctactccggaggctgaagtgggacgatcgcttgagcccaagagttcaagctgcagtgagctatgaccaggtcactgcactctagcttgagcaacagaggggaccctgtctcaaaaattaaaaaataacataaatattataaagcCAATTATATGGAActtggaatggaatataaaatgcagaagccagaggaaaaaagtaAAGTCGTCTCCCATAGGAAAAATTTTGGAAACAACTTCTGTAaaagatgagagaaaatgttCCCTTTCTTGCAAAATTAATGTCCCACTTAAGTCACCAGTAGGAAATTCTGCTATTTTCTGTTCAACGATAGCTTTCCCCACGCTTACGAAAACCAATTCTGATTGCTAGAAAATATGGTGGAAAATAGAATCCCTCTGTACTGTCACCTCACAGAATTGTCTGCAAGTGTTAAGTCAATTCCTGCCGGGGCACTCTGGATTTGACAGCTCTCTGTACCCTCCTGGCTGACTGACTCTTTAGAAGCCATATTCCATGCCTAATTCTGGCTGTCTGGAATATATGAAACATTTAACTCAACATAAAATGATAATAGCCAACTTTCAAAGGTCAAAGGGGACCAGTTTATAACCTTCCCTCAACACGTGTTCAGTACAAACTTCCGGGTGCACTTACAATTGGCTGCGCAATTCAATGGATAAAAACGTTGCTTTATTTGTCTCTCATTTTCTGGCCCGTTCTTTTCCCACGTTTCTCAACCAGCGACTCCCCAAAACAAAAGCCTCCCACAGTAAACGGAGCACTCACATAAAAAGAGCTTCTCTGTGCGAGGATCAAGTTAGTGGTCCGCAAACAGTAACCAAACAGAAGCACAAAGcaagggtgggaaggggaggagCTAGATGCCACGGTAAGGAAAGAAACAATCAGAAGGGTTTAGGAACATCCAAATCTCCTCAGCGGTTAAACCGAACCCAAGCCACTTCTGGGAAACCACCGGTATCCACTGCTTTGGGGAACTCTGGATGCTCGTTATACCAAACGCTCTCAAAGTAAGCAAATTCCCAACTGCCGTTCCCCTCCGTGTGTATTCTTAGAGACGGTCTGGGAGGTGAGCTCGCCCGCCGAGGCAGAACTACGCGAGTCGCCGGGAGAGGCGTGAAGGGAGCCTGCACGTGTCCACCGCGGCTTCCTTACCGCCCCAAGAGTGGGGCATGCACGAGACCGCCACTGTGGGGTTCAGATTTAGGAAGGACGACCCTGTCGCCTGCCTCCCTCGCCCAGAGCCGGGAGCAACGCTGGGGCAGGAGAGAGGACTTGGGAAGGATGTGAACCTTACTTTCCTCGCGGGTCCGGGACCCGCAGCCCCCGGGTTGTGAGGCGGAAGCCAAAGGGGCGAACCCAGTGGAGTCAGCATGCACGGACCCTGCCCCGCGGTCCAAGGGGGGTGCCTCCGGCCCGGGACAGCGGGGCTCCCCGGAGCCCGAAAGCCCCTTGAGCGGCGACAGCAGGGCCCTGCGCTGACAAGCGGAGGAAGCGGGTACAACGGCGCCGCCGCCGGGACCAAGCCCCGAGGGCCCCGGAGCGCGCGGCAGCGGGGGGCGGCGAGCGGCGAGGGAGGCCCCAAGCCGGGGCGAGGTGTCTGTCCCCCCAGCCTGGCCCCGCACGGCCCCCCGaggagggtgggagtgggaggctGTCCGGGAGGGGGAGTGTGGAAGGAGAAAAGGGCCAAGGGAAGGACTTACTTTCCCCGCGGGACCCGGCGCCAGGACAGCTCCTCCCGGGAGGTGCGAGTTTGAAGGACCGGAGGCGACTGGAGCGgaggcggcggtggcggcggcagcagcggcgTCCGGCTCTGCCTACCTCCCCGCCGCCATCttgacgcccctcccccagcccccccgccccgccgggaggggcgggggaggggcaACGGATGAGGCGCCGCGCGCACGCAGCGCCTTCACGtgacttcctccctcctcccccacccgcTTCTCTGCGCCTCTCTCCGCCCCACCTCCCTCCTAGGTGAAAGAAAATGATTCCCCCCCATCTTGACCACCCCCCAGGTTTCGCCGCCAAAAACAGACTCCGCCGGCTCTCCTCGGCCCGGTACCAGTTGTTGGATCCAAGAGAATTCCGGAACCCAAACGATCCATTACCGCGGCTCTGGGGTGGGCGAGGGGTGAGGGGGCCGGGTTTCcgagaagggggaggggggaaggcgAAGGCCACCTAGGAGAGTCACATGACTACTGTTTCCGCCGGCGCTCACGGAGAGCTCGCGGTAATTCTGTTTCTCCGCCCTTTTTTCCCCGCGGCCTGTCGGGAAGAAGGTCCCCGTGCCAGGGCTACCGGGAGGTCGGCCGGAGGGCCGCGCGCATGCGCCCCGCGCCTGCTTTCAAACGGGCTAGGAAGGGCCTGGAGCTATTTTCAGAACCTGCTAGGGTGGGGAGCTACGGCCCAGGAAGTTACCTAGCAGCGTTTCTGTCACTTGGAAAATCTCTTCGTTACCTAGTTAGTCCTAGAAACAAAATGTTTGCATATTCATTGCTTGTTAAGCTCGCTGAAAGCACTTTTTTGGCAGTAAAACCGCAAGTAACCCGAAGCCCTCGGCATGTCCACGGCTAGAATCAGAGCCTAAGGCGTGTGAGCTCGGCCATCCCACGCCTGTCTTCTCACCCGCAAGCCCAACACACCGGGGCTCCCAGTTAATGAATACTGAAGTGTAGGGCTGTCCCCACCGCTTCTTACTTCCTTGTCTTCATCTTTCGTTTTTATTAAGCTACCTAACGCAATAAACATATTACCTTGTTGGTAACCCTTTTGTAAAGTCACTCTGAAAGTGCTGTTTGACTCCGTTGCTTGGGTAATAAGCACGCCTGGGTGATTCTTGCCCCCTACTGGCTGCACATCCTACAAGCCTTGTGCTGAAAGCAAACCAAGTAGCTCGAacagttggaggttacagtgtgAACTCTTCCAGAGACAGTATTCGGGAGTGAAAGGAAAAAGTAGGCACAGAAAGAATAGGAAACTTTAGTGTatgtacacataaatatgtattatatatctatgtatacgtttataagtatttttaaagtgatGACTAATCGCTTTACTAATCACATTATTTCAGTTAATCCTCTCACACACATAGGAAAAAacctataaagacaaaaatattttagaccgggtgcagtggctcacgcttgtaatcccagcactttgggaggccgaggtgggtggaccacctgaggtcaggagttcgagaccagcctggccaacatggtgaaaccccatctctgctaaaaatacaaaatgtagccgggcgtggtggcgggcacctgtaatcccagctactcaggaggctgaggcaggagaatcgcttgaacccagtaggcgaaagttgcagtgagccgagatcgtgccattgcactccagcctgggcgacagagcgagaatccgtctaaaaaacaaacagacaaaaaaaactttaggcacaggccaggtgtggcggctcacgcctctaatcccaacactttaggaggctgaaacgGGGATCTCAgccagccaggagtttgagaccagactgggtaacaaaGTATAACCTCATCCCGacaaaaaacttattttatttttgtttttgttttgagacggagcgtcgctctgttgcccaggctggagtgcagtggcacaatctctgctaactgcaagctccacctcccaggttcacgccattctcctgcctcagcctcccgagtagctgggactacaggcgcccaccaccacgcccggctaattttttatatttttagtaaagacggggtttcaccatcttagccaggatggttgccatctacctcgtgatccgcctgtctcggcctcccaaagtgctgggattacaggcatgaaacaccacgcccagcctcgacaaaaaaggtctcactctatgtgagataggtctcactctatctcacccaggctggagtgcagtggtacgatctcggctcactgcagcctctgcttcccaggttcaagcaattctcctgtcccagcctccggagtagttgggactacaagcgtgtgccaccacacccagctagttttgtattttcagtagagatggggtttcaccatattggccaggctggtctcaaactcctgacctcaggtgatccacttgcctcagcctcccaaagtgctggtagtacaggcatgagccaccgcgcctggcaaaactctgtctgaaaaaaaaaaaaaaaatttcttaggcTTGCAACTGACAGTGATGTTACACACATTCTATTGGTTAACAAGGCAGCCAAATTTGACTCAGGAAAAACAACACAAGGGTATGACTAGTGGGAAGTGTAGTTCACTGGAGGCCACCAAAGTAAATCATAGGGAATTTTGAGGGTGAGGGACCTTGGGGGGACCTTTGGGACATCCAAGTGGAGATACTTAGGAAGCAATTGAATTCTACAGCTTGGGGATCCAGATGGAGATTAACGTGAGATAAGATAAAACTATACtaggagaggctgggcatggtggttcacacctgtaatccaggcactttgggaggcaaaggtgcgtggatcacctgaggtcaggagttcaagaccagccttgccaacatggtgaaaccctgtctctactgaaaatacaaaaattagccaggtgtggtggtgggcacctgtaatcccaactacttgggaggctacggtaggagaatcacttgaacccaggaggtggagattgcaatgagccgagatcatgccactgcactccagcctgggcgacagagtgagactttgtctcaaaaaaaaataaaaaataaaaataaactaggaGAGAATGCAGAGAGGAGAGCCAGAAGCAGAGCTGAGGTTCTGTGTCTAAGAAGTGAGAActaggccaagtgcggtggctcatatctgtaatcccagcactttcggaggccaaggtgggtggatcacaaggtcaggagttcgagaccagcctggccaacatggtgaaaccctgtctgtactaaaaaatacaaaaaattagccgggcatggtggcacgtgcctgtaatcccagctacttgggaagctgaggcaagagaattgcttgaacacagatGGCGGAAGTTACggtgagtggagatggcgccattgcactccaacctgggcaacagagcaagactctgtctcaacaacaacaacaaaaaagaagtgagcaccaggctgggcgcggtggctcacgcctgtatcccagcactttgggaggccaagacaggaggatcacgagatcaagagattgaaAACATCCTgtccaacctggtgaaatcccgtctttactaaaaataacaaaaatcagctgggtgtggtggcatgtgcctgtaatcccatctactcaggaggctgaggtaggataatcacttcaacccaggaggtggagattgcagttagccaagatcacaccactgcactccagcctggtgacagagcaagactcctcaaaaaaaagtGAGCACCCAGTGAGCCTGAGAAAGGTCAATCAGAGAGGTCAAAGCAGAATCAAGGAGAGATTATATCATGGATGCAAGGGAGTAGTCATCCCAGCAACACTTCTTCACCCTGGCAGCTGCACTTCTGTCCAATAGCATCAGCTATACCCAGTTTGCAGTTTTCTGCACACTCGCTGAACTAGCCTTATCATGCCAAATCCTTCCCTAAGACACCAGGAGCAATCACAGCCCCCATAAGGTCACCCTCTAATTCAGAGACACTAGCACCAGCAATGTCTAATGCAGCAGAGAGCACCAGTGTGTGGCTGAAGCCATCTATTGGATTATTCAAGATGGCAAACACTGTGGTAGACAGTTACTGTTTTTGACTGCCCAGAATCTGTGGTTCTTTCTTCAGAGAGCCGCATCTTAGTTTTATCTCCCTCTCTCAAAGTCCACGTGGTTTGGAGAGCGCTAACCATGTCTCATACACATCACTCCAGAATTGAGTGTGCAAGCCAGGTCTAGCTGATTAGAATACTGGATCCACAGCCCTAGTGATGGATTTAGTGCCAGGCCAGTGAGTCACAATTCTAGTACTTTGCATTGAAAATATCAGGGAAAAAGATACTCACTCGCCTCTGATGTTGCTAAGACAGTGTTGGGAAGTTGGGGCAGAGGCCCTGTGGGACAGGAGGCCACGCTGATAATGAGATCAACCCCGAGAACCGCAGGGCAAAGACTTAGGTAGGATGGGGAGGCACTGGAATCTGATGGCATCTGCTGAGTCCTGGGACCCTGTCAAACCTGAAGCGATTTCTAGCCCTGAGCTGTTTTGGTTTttcggttttctttttttcttttttcttttcttttttttttttttttgagacggagtctcacttcaTTGCTcagattgaagtgcagtggcatgatctcagctcactgcaaccttcacctcctgggtttaagcaattctctgtctcagcctcccaagtagctgggactacaggcacctgccattatgcctggctaatttttgtgtttttagtagagatggggttttatcttgttgatcaggctggtctcgaactcctaacctcaggtgatccacccgcctcggcctcccaaagtgctagaattacaggtgggagccaccgtgcttggccctggttttcttttttagagataaagtctcactatgttgcccaggctggtctcgaactcctgaactcaagtgatcctcctgctttggcctccgaaagtgctaggattacaggtgggaacaCCATGCTCAGCCTTAACTTTTTTGATATACGAGtcaatacaagaaaaaaaaaagaaaacaagtcaaCACAGGctggactgggcgcagtggctcatgcctgtaatcccagcactttgggaggccaaggcaggtggatcacctgaggtcgggaattcaagaccagcctagccaacatggtgaaaccccgtctctactaaaaatacaaaaaattggctgggcgcagtggctcatgcctgtaatcccagtgctttgggaggctgaggcgggtggatcatgaggtcagaagttcaagactaacttggccaagatgatgaaacccccgtcgttactaaaaatacaaaaattaaccaggtgcaatggcacgcacctgtaatcccagctactcgggaggctaaggcaggagaatcccttgaacccagcggggtggaggttgcagtgaacctagattgcgccactgcactccagcctgggtgacatagtgagacgccatttgaaaaaaaaaaaaaaaaattagccgggcgtggtggtgggcacctgtaatcccagctactgtgaggcaggagaatcacttgaacccaggaggtggaagctgctgtgagtcgagatcgtgccccaccgcactccagcctgggctacagagggagactcggtctcaaaaaaaaaaaaaaaaagacaagaaaagaagaaagagagagagagtcaatacaggccaggcacagtggcttactcctttaatcccactactttgggaggccaaggcaggtgggtcacctgagattaggagttccagaccagcctggccaacatggcaaaaccccgtctctactaacaaacccacacaaaaaaattagctgggcatggtggcaggctcctgtaatcccagctgcttgggaggccgaggcaggagaattgcttgaacccggaggcagaagttgcagtgagctgagatcgcaccactgcactccagcctaggcaacagagggagactcagtctcaaaaaaaaaaaaaaaaccaggccaggggctgagtgcagtgactcacgctggtaatcccaggacactttgggaggccaagacaggaagattccttgaggccaggaatttgagaccagcctgggcaacatagtgagatcccacctctacgaaaataaaatcaagaaaattggctgggcatggtggcacacacgtatggtcccaactactcgggaggctgagacacagaatcccttgagtccaggaggtcgatgctgcagtgaaccatcTTTGTGCCACTgcgtgaactccagcctgggtgacagagtgaaatcctgaaatcttgaaaaaataataaataaaaaatcaataccCTCCCCTATTTTCTTGAATCAGATTTAGTTGAGTTTCCCTTGTTTACAATTCAAAACAATCCGGAACAATACAGATACTAACTGAATTACAATACTGAAAGCTTCAATTATCAATTTAAATTAAGCTTTAAAGGTTTTTACTGGCCCCGATTATCTACGTGTAGGAAaagataggttagcctgttactgtgttattatagatagaagtaggtttaagagactccattcggctctctctcgtttccacctagcgagaagcacccacaggtgtggaggggcaggccaccccttcatctacGTTTTTTGAGTATGGACTGATACGAACTCAAGTTGTGCCAAGAAAGTAGGCATTCCCACTGTCTgttgtctgttgcccaggctgagctggagcgcagtggcacaatcatagcaccTGTAGACCCAACTACTCgacaccctgcctcaaaaaaaaaaaaaaaaaaaaaaaaagagaccagcctggccaatatggtgaaacctcgtctgtacatactaaaaatacaaatattagccaggtgtagtggcatgcacatgtgatctcagctactcaggtgactgaggcaagagtagctgagatcacaaaatcgcttgaacgcgggaggcggaggttgcgatagGCCGAAATCATGAcaccaggcaacagagtgagactgtctcaaaaaaaaaaaaaccagggacgatttttatgtttttataatggAAACATTGCTGTTAATGTTTGCAAACTTTCCCTTAAGtcacatttaaaatatctaaacattttgttttgtttttttgagacaggatcttgctctgtcacgcaggctggaataagtagtgagatcatggctcactgcagccttgaactcagaggctcaagcaatcctttcaaccccagcctcccgagtaactgggactacaggcatgtgccaccatatcgggctaatttgtaaacttttttttttttctttctgagactgagtctcactctgtcacccattctggagtgcagtggcatgatctcagcacactgcaacctccgcctcctgggctcaagtgattctcctgcctcagcctcctgaatagctgggattacaggtgcttgccaccatgcctggctaatttttttttttttttttttgacagtgtctcactccgtcacccaggctggagtgcagtggtgcgatcttggctcacttcaacctctgcctcccaggttcaggcagttctcctgcctcagtgtcccaagtagctggaattacaggcgtgcgcagccacacccagctaatttttgtatttttaatagacatggggtttcaccatgttggccagtctggtctcgagcttctgacgtcaagtgatctgcccacctcggcctcctaaaactttgggattacaggcgtgagattgTGCCTGttcaaatttgtaaatttttttgtggagacaaggcctccctatgttacccaggctgatcttgaattcccagcctcaagtgatcctcccactttagcttcccaaagcactggtattacaggtatgaaccaccacattTGGCCTTAAAATACCTAAATTaggctgcgcacagtggctcacgtctgtaatcacagcagtttgggaggctgaggcgggtagatcacctgaggtccggagttcaagaccagcctgaccaatgtggagaaatcccgtctctactaaaaatacaaaattacctgggcgtggtggcacatgcctgtaatcccagctattcaggaggctgaggcaggagaatcacttgaactcaggaggcgagattgcggtgagcagagatcgcgccactgcactccaacctgggcaacaagagcaacaatctgtctcaaaaaaaaaaaagaaacctaaattatttttttactaaCACTCTTGCTGTGGGTTGCATTATGTCCCCCAcaatttcatatgttgaagtcctgctgtaacccccagtacctcagaacaAGACCTTATTTGGAGGTGTTTTTATAGATCTAGTCAAGCTAAAATGAGGTCATTGGCCTTAATCCAACATAACAGTGTCCTTGTAGAGGGAGAACACTCTGTGAAGATGCAGGCACAGATCTGGGTGATACTTCTACCTTCTACAAGCCAGGGAACGTCCGATTGTCTGCTCAGCACCAGAAGCTGCGGGAGAGGCATGCGAGAGACCACTGCTCACAGCATTCAGGAGGAACCAACCcgccaacactttgattttgaacttctggccccCAGAACTGTATGACAATACGTTTCTGTGGCTTAAGTCACTTAGTTTGCAGTACTTGGTTACAGTAACCAGCAAATCATACATCTATTAAGAACATctcccggctgggcgcggtggctcaagcctgtaatcccagcactttgggaggccgggacgggcggatcacgaggtcaggagatcgagaccatcctgactatcacggtgaaaccccgtctctactaaaaaaaaaatacaaaaactagccgggtgaggtggcgggcgcctgtagtcccagctactcgggaggctgaggcaggagaatggcgtaaacccaggaggcggagcttgcagtgagctgagatccggccactgcactccagcccgggcgacagagcgagactccNNNNNNNNNNNNNNNNNNNNNNNNNNNNNNNNNNNNNNNNNNNNNNNNNNNNNNNNNNNNNNNNNNNNNNNNNNNNNNNNNNNNNNNNNNNNNNNNNNNNccaccaaaaaaaaaaaaaaaaaaaaaaaaaaaaggaacatctcCCAGAACCAAAATGatgatattcattcat carries:
- the LOC113225325 gene encoding collagen alpha-1(I) chain-like, yielding MHGPCPAVQGGCLRPGTAGLPGARKPLERRQQGPALTSGGSGYNGAAAGTKPRGPRSARQRGAASGEGGPKPGRGVCPPSLAPHGPPRRVGVGGCPGGGVWKEKRAKGRTYFPRGTRRQDSSSREVRV